In Synechococcus sp. A18-25c, a single window of DNA contains:
- a CDS encoding DUF3352 domain-containing protein: MKGRSFLLALAATAMVLLTLALGVWWAMARQSPLRIVDQPLALPRAARFMPRDAALTLHWLVDSRQVPAYAQAVAPVQQRRLVNESTRQLRDGAFALAGLDFSSELSGWIGPEVSLSVLQAPSPQPGAPPTDGWVLALSSRDEDGAKRFLQRFWQTRSLAGTDLQISRYRGMGLISGRGALLGREPQPIATALIDDDLLLLASGRGALEQALDVSQLDSQHQLGDPELASDLQRFGRGAAILTAKPAAMDRWLGVPSSITSRPDLEGMVAVLSPQSSDLGLDAVVRFRQSVIPRAAKGSEADALLRSAGGDADALAMLADPAAVIAAGSEDPIAQWIAPIIQQSLASSDSGAAAAVIGLDDGPLLWQQGDEGWILGTRPNRPEPNRVDERLQELGLSASTLASDGQPLQVWTRLARQRRHGEETLQAELAVALERQSGVSWWGETLDGLRHRADGGTLNQRILQLQQLQGGAQAPWEQQLAMAAAPSRDHLSEWRPWELVQGVAGRSLLPAVQGLAIAGGADQEDQPVQDEKVSSLRLRARLQLG; encoded by the coding sequence ATGAAGGGACGCTCGTTCCTGCTGGCCCTGGCCGCTACGGCGATGGTGCTGCTCACCCTTGCGCTTGGGGTGTGGTGGGCCATGGCGCGTCAAAGCCCGCTTCGCATCGTTGACCAACCCCTTGCGTTGCCGCGGGCCGCACGCTTCATGCCTCGGGACGCTGCGCTGACGCTTCACTGGCTTGTGGATTCGCGGCAGGTCCCGGCCTACGCCCAGGCCGTCGCTCCCGTGCAACAACGCCGTTTGGTGAATGAGAGCACGCGTCAGCTGCGCGATGGAGCGTTTGCTCTGGCGGGGCTTGATTTCAGCAGCGAATTGTCCGGTTGGATTGGCCCTGAGGTCAGCTTGTCCGTGTTGCAGGCACCCTCTCCTCAACCCGGTGCTCCCCCCACCGATGGTTGGGTGTTGGCGCTGTCGAGCCGTGATGAAGACGGGGCCAAACGGTTTCTTCAGCGCTTCTGGCAAACCCGCAGCCTTGCTGGCACCGATCTCCAGATTTCCCGCTATCGCGGCATGGGCCTGATCAGTGGTCGTGGTGCCCTGCTTGGCCGTGAGCCACAGCCGATCGCCACGGCTTTGATCGACGACGATCTGTTGTTATTGGCGTCTGGACGCGGTGCGCTTGAACAGGCGCTGGATGTCTCTCAGCTGGACAGTCAGCACCAGCTTGGTGATCCCGAACTTGCGTCAGATCTGCAACGCTTCGGGCGAGGGGCAGCGATCCTCACCGCCAAGCCTGCTGCCATGGATCGATGGCTCGGCGTGCCGAGCTCCATCACCTCCCGGCCGGATCTGGAGGGAATGGTGGCTGTGCTGTCTCCTCAAAGCTCTGATCTGGGTCTGGATGCCGTGGTGCGTTTCCGCCAATCGGTGATTCCTCGTGCAGCCAAAGGATCTGAGGCCGATGCCTTGCTGCGTTCTGCCGGCGGCGATGCCGATGCCTTGGCCATGCTGGCGGATCCAGCTGCCGTGATCGCTGCAGGAAGCGAGGATCCGATAGCGCAGTGGATCGCTCCGATCATCCAGCAATCGCTGGCCTCCTCTGACAGCGGTGCCGCTGCTGCAGTGATCGGTCTGGATGACGGTCCGCTTCTGTGGCAACAGGGGGATGAGGGCTGGATCCTCGGCACGCGCCCCAATCGTCCTGAGCCCAATCGGGTGGATGAACGCCTTCAGGAGCTTGGACTTTCAGCGTCGACCCTGGCTAGTGACGGACAACCGTTGCAGGTCTGGACCCGTCTGGCCCGACAGCGTCGTCATGGTGAAGAGACCCTCCAGGCAGAACTGGCCGTGGCGCTGGAACGTCAATCTGGTGTGTCGTGGTGGGGAGAGACGCTTGATGGCCTGCGTCATCGCGCTGATGGGGGCACCCTCAACCAGCGGATTCTTCAGTTGCAGCAACTTCAAGGCGGCGCTCAGGCTCCCTGGGAGCAGCAGCTGGCAATGGCCGCTGCTCCCAGTCGAGACCATCTGAGTGAGTGGCGGCCCTGGGAGTTGGTGCAAGGGGTGGCCGGTCGGTCTCTCCTTCCCGCTGTCCAGGGGTTGGCGATTGCGGGGGGAGCTGACCAGGAGGATCAGCCTGTCCAGGATGAAAAGGTGAGCAGCCTGCGACTGCGTGCCCGACTCCAACTCGGTTGA
- a CDS encoding rhodanese-like domain-containing protein, with amino-acid sequence MQGPTPKPLKATDLDAWLNNSPELTLVDVREDQELAIAPFPHTVTHLPLSQAEDWMGDVNSKLSGDGPVVVICHAGVRSWNFGCWLLQQQPSREVWNLEGGIDAWSVMIDPSVPRY; translated from the coding sequence ATGCAAGGACCCACCCCCAAGCCTCTGAAAGCGACTGATTTGGACGCCTGGCTGAACAACAGCCCTGAACTGACGCTGGTCGACGTGCGCGAAGACCAAGAACTGGCCATCGCGCCGTTTCCCCACACCGTGACGCACCTGCCCCTAAGCCAAGCGGAGGACTGGATGGGCGACGTCAACAGCAAGCTGTCTGGGGATGGGCCCGTTGTGGTGATTTGCCACGCGGGAGTGCGCAGCTGGAATTTCGGCTGCTGGCTGCTTCAGCAGCAGCCCTCAAGGGAGGTTTGGAATCTGGAGGGCGGAATTGACGCCTGGAGCGTGATGATCGATCCGTCCGTGCCCAGGTATTGA
- the hrcA gene encoding heat-inducible transcriptional repressor HrcA codes for MELLPRRQQEVLQATVHHYVDTGEPVGSRTLVQRFGINASSATVRSAMGALEQRGLLTQPHTSAGRVPSPQGYRHYVDCLLPEPGAGAQHLERELTQISLRWAALDDLLLQLARRLSDFTGLMSLITPPQRSESQLRAIRLVPSEDRLLVMVVADCSQAHHLNLRLPHGSAHQVEALERWTDAQLKGGGQLDWNCLPQQLQSCGQALHDALQSRDPLLSTGDQGALVHGVSRLVAEPEFSESDRVRPLLELMDSNPAAFAPSDQGLGGRVWIGGEHPQTALQHCSVVQASYRSGDGSTGQVALIGPMRMAYATARAAVQCVARTLNHLLS; via the coding sequence GTGGAGCTGCTGCCCCGTCGTCAACAGGAGGTTTTGCAGGCCACGGTGCACCATTACGTTGACACCGGCGAGCCGGTGGGGAGCCGCACGCTCGTGCAGCGCTTCGGCATCAACGCCAGTTCGGCCACCGTGCGCTCCGCCATGGGCGCTCTGGAACAACGAGGCCTGCTCACCCAGCCCCACACCTCAGCCGGACGCGTTCCTAGTCCCCAGGGTTATCGGCACTATGTCGACTGCTTGTTACCGGAGCCTGGTGCTGGGGCCCAGCACCTCGAGCGGGAACTCACACAGATCAGCCTGCGCTGGGCGGCCCTTGACGATCTGCTGCTGCAACTGGCCAGGCGCCTCAGCGACTTCACAGGCCTGATGAGCCTGATCACGCCACCGCAACGCTCCGAAAGCCAACTCCGAGCCATCCGTCTGGTGCCCAGTGAAGACCGTCTGCTGGTGATGGTGGTGGCGGACTGCAGCCAGGCCCATCACCTCAATCTGCGACTGCCCCACGGCAGTGCCCATCAGGTGGAAGCCCTGGAGCGATGGACTGACGCCCAATTGAAGGGAGGTGGCCAGCTCGACTGGAACTGCCTGCCTCAGCAGCTGCAATCCTGCGGCCAGGCCCTCCACGATGCGCTTCAGAGCCGGGATCCCTTGCTCAGCACCGGCGATCAAGGGGCCCTGGTGCATGGCGTGTCGCGCTTAGTGGCCGAACCGGAATTCAGTGAGAGCGACCGGGTCAGACCACTCCTAGAGTTGATGGATAGCAACCCCGCGGCCTTCGCTCCCAGCGATCAAGGCTTGGGCGGCCGTGTCTGGATTGGGGGAGAGCACCCCCAAACGGCCTTACAGCACTGCTCGGTGGTGCAGGCGAGTTACAGAAGCGGCGACGGCAGCACCGGCCAAGTGGCTCTGATCGGGCCGATGCGCATGGCTTATGCAACGGCTCGTGCGGCTGTCCAATGTGTCGCGAGAACTCTCAACCACCTACTGAGCTAG
- the trpB gene encoding tryptophan synthase subunit beta: MTSTLPPQPTAQDLAVTSRPAPSGRFGRFGGQYVPETLMPALAELEMAAAEAWKDPAFTTELNRLLKTYVGRATPLYEAERLTAHYRRADGGPRIWLKREDLNHTGAHKINNALGQALLALRMGKKRIIAETGAGQHGVATATVCARFGLECVVYMGAEDMRRQALNVFRMRLLGATVQPVTAGTATLKDATSEAIRDWVTNVETTHYILGSVAGPHPYPMLVRDFHAVIGEETRTQCREAFGRLPDVLMACVGGGSNAMGLFHPFVECRDVRLIGVEAAGDGVATGRHAATMTEGRVGVLHGAMSLLLQDEDGQVQEAHSISAGLDYPGVGPEHSYLREIGRAEYGAVTDTQALEALQLVSRLEGIIPALETAHAFAWLDTLCPTLAQGTELVINCSGRGDKDVNAVAERLGDAL, translated from the coding sequence GTGACCAGCACTCTGCCTCCTCAGCCCACTGCCCAGGATTTGGCCGTGACTTCCCGGCCAGCGCCCTCCGGTCGCTTCGGTCGCTTCGGTGGACAGTATGTGCCCGAAACGCTGATGCCAGCGCTTGCCGAGCTGGAAATGGCCGCGGCAGAGGCCTGGAAGGATCCGGCATTCACCACGGAACTGAACAGGCTGCTCAAGACCTACGTGGGTCGTGCCACCCCGCTCTACGAAGCGGAGCGTCTGACGGCCCATTACCGCAGAGCGGATGGCGGCCCACGCATCTGGCTGAAGCGTGAGGACCTGAATCACACCGGTGCGCACAAGATCAACAACGCATTGGGTCAAGCGTTACTGGCGTTGCGGATGGGCAAGAAGCGGATCATCGCCGAAACCGGTGCTGGGCAGCATGGTGTGGCCACCGCCACGGTTTGTGCTCGTTTCGGGCTGGAATGCGTCGTCTACATGGGTGCTGAAGACATGCGCCGTCAGGCGCTCAACGTGTTCCGCATGCGTCTTCTCGGTGCCACGGTTCAGCCGGTGACGGCAGGGACCGCAACCTTGAAGGATGCCACCAGCGAGGCCATCCGCGATTGGGTGACCAATGTGGAAACCACCCATTACATCCTGGGTTCTGTGGCTGGGCCACATCCCTATCCGATGTTGGTTCGCGATTTTCACGCCGTGATCGGCGAAGAAACCCGGACGCAATGCCGTGAAGCTTTCGGCCGCCTGCCTGATGTGCTGATGGCCTGTGTCGGTGGTGGTTCGAACGCCATGGGTCTTTTTCACCCATTCGTTGAATGTCGTGATGTGCGTCTGATCGGCGTCGAAGCGGCTGGAGATGGCGTGGCCACAGGGCGTCATGCCGCCACCATGACTGAAGGCCGCGTCGGCGTTCTCCACGGCGCCATGAGTCTGCTGCTCCAGGATGAGGATGGTCAGGTTCAGGAAGCCCATTCGATCAGTGCCGGACTGGACTATCCGGGGGTCGGCCCCGAACACAGTTACTTGCGCGAGATTGGTCGGGCTGAATATGGCGCCGTCACCGATACGCAAGCGTTGGAGGCCCTGCAGCTGGTCAGTCGTCTGGAGGGGATCATTCCAGCGTTAGAGACTGCTCACGCTTTTGCTTGGCTGGACACTCTCTGTCCCACCCTGGCCCAGGGCACAGAACTTGTGATCAATTGCTCCGGACGCGGCGATAAGGATGTCAATGCCGTTGCAGAGCGTCTCGGCGATGCTCTTTGA
- a CDS encoding class I SAM-dependent methyltransferase produces the protein MTDSAPSPQWADSSRGLGRWIERLISIALLRRPLFFQARQLIIRTAERNGIPWRARRRELHEAAASWRSRIVTPGLLPPPYYLARFHAYEQGNLCWQAAAEAEQATDAMALRIWPDEALSPDLAQTRLRDAIHRAVAPLLGGSIAQVLDLGCSVGVSTQHLASWLHQRADERQEPRPRVQGLDLSPDMLAVARVRDPQGVVDGWLHAAAEDTGLPTDCLDLISLQFVCHELPQEATHAVLAEAARLLRPGGALVMVDQDPASSVLQRLPAAVATLLKSTEPYIEQYFNLDMEAALKAAGFHDLQISACDPRHRVIACLR, from the coding sequence ATGACCGACTCCGCACCTTCTCCCCAATGGGCTGATTCCAGTCGGGGTCTCGGTCGCTGGATCGAACGCCTGATCAGCATTGCCTTGTTAAGGCGTCCGCTCTTCTTTCAGGCCCGTCAGCTGATCATCCGGACGGCGGAACGCAATGGCATTCCCTGGCGCGCCCGTCGCCGTGAGCTGCATGAGGCGGCTGCGTCATGGCGCTCCCGCATCGTGACACCGGGGCTCTTACCGCCTCCTTACTACCTGGCTCGCTTCCATGCCTATGAGCAGGGGAACCTCTGTTGGCAGGCTGCTGCCGAAGCCGAGCAGGCCACGGACGCAATGGCGTTGCGCATCTGGCCCGACGAGGCGCTCTCGCCTGATTTGGCGCAAACGCGCTTGCGGGATGCGATTCATAGGGCCGTAGCTCCCCTGCTTGGTGGATCCATTGCGCAGGTGCTGGATTTGGGCTGTTCCGTTGGAGTAAGCACGCAGCACCTGGCGAGCTGGCTGCACCAAAGAGCGGACGAGCGCCAGGAGCCCCGTCCGCGCGTTCAGGGACTGGACCTGTCACCAGACATGCTGGCCGTCGCCCGCGTGCGGGATCCGCAGGGTGTCGTCGATGGCTGGTTGCATGCGGCAGCGGAGGACACAGGTCTGCCTACGGACTGTTTGGATCTGATCAGCCTGCAGTTCGTCTGCCATGAACTGCCGCAGGAGGCCACCCATGCGGTCTTGGCTGAGGCCGCACGTCTGTTGCGTCCGGGTGGTGCGTTGGTGATGGTTGATCAGGACCCTGCGTCGTCCGTGCTGCAGCGTCTACCCGCCGCCGTGGCCACGCTTTTGAAGAGCACTGAGCCTTACATCGAGCAGTACTTCAACCTGGATATGGAAGCGGCACTGAAGGCGGCTGGCTTTCACGATCTGCAGATCAGCGCCTGTGATCCGCGGCATCGCGTGATCGCCTGCTTACGCTGA
- a CDS encoding translation initiation factor → MPKGGWQEFSSADSLKRPTNPAANSISKAQQTVRVQPTRGGKGGKTVTVIRGLELDAAGFKSLLKKLKTRIGSGGTAKDGVIELQGDQVDLALELLTKEGYRPKRAGG, encoded by the coding sequence ATGCCTAAAGGAGGCTGGCAGGAATTCAGCAGCGCCGACAGTCTGAAGCGACCGACCAACCCAGCGGCCAACTCCATATCGAAGGCGCAGCAGACGGTGCGCGTTCAGCCCACGCGAGGCGGCAAGGGCGGTAAAACCGTCACCGTGATCCGGGGACTGGAATTGGATGCAGCCGGCTTCAAGAGCCTGCTCAAAAAGCTGAAAACACGAATCGGCAGCGGTGGTACGGCCAAGGATGGCGTGATCGAACTGCAGGGCGATCAGGTGGACCTCGCACTGGAGCTGCTCACCAAGGAGGGCTATCGACCCAAGCGCGCCGGTGGTTGA